One Polynucleobacter necessarius genomic window, TCGCATACATCACAGTTGATGCATTCATCGGTAATCATTAATGCCATGTTTACTCAGCCGAATTATGTTCTAAATGGGTTGCTTATTTGGCTTGCTTTATTACTGCTGTTTTATTGGCAAGCCATTTTTCTACAGATGGGAAAACAAACTTACTAACGTCGCCACCCATAGTCGCAATCTCGCGCACAAAAGTTCCAGAGATAAATTGATACTGATCGGAAGGGGTTAAGAACAAGGTCTCCACATCTGGTAGGAGATAGCGATTCATGCCAGCCATCTGAAACTCGTATTCAAAGTCAGATACAGCGCGTAAGCCACGTACGATAACGCGAGCATTATGTTCTCGCGCGAAATCTTTTAATAGGCCATCAAAGCCAACCACTTTAACGTTGGAGTAATGGCCTAGCACTTCTTTGGCAATGGCAATCCGCTCATCCAATGTAAAAAATGGATGTTTGCTACAACTGGAAGCCACACCCACGATTAACTCATCGAAAATACTGGATGCACGACGAACCAAATCTTCGTGACCACGAGTAAACGGATCAAATGTTCCTGGATATACAGCGACAGTCATAACTCTCCTAAGGCTTTATCAGCTACAGGCAAGAG contains:
- the coaD gene encoding pantetheine-phosphate adenylyltransferase, whose protein sequence is MTVAVYPGTFDPFTRGHEDLVRRASSIFDELIVGVASSCSKHPFFTLDERIAIAKEVLGHYSNVKVVGFDGLLKDFAREHNARVIVRGLRAVSDFEYEFQMAGMNRYLLPDVETLFLTPSDQYQFISGTFVREIATMGGDVSKFVFPSVEKWLANKTAVIKQAK